The genome window TCACCGCCTTCAACGGCGCATGGGACGAGGCACTGGAGCAGGGTCTGGCCGATGGTCCTTCGCCCGCAGTGGGCGATCACCTGCTCTACGTGCGCATGCGCGGCGCCGATGGGCAGTGGAGCAATGAATACAAGACCGTGCTTCATGTGAGCGCCGCCCTGGCCGCACGACCGGTCGCGGTGCAAAGCGGCGAGTACTATTGGGATACGGATCCGGGCGCAGGCAATGGGCTGCCGCTGTACGCCGAGGACGGTGCCTTCGATGAGGCGCTGGAAACGGCGATGCGCGGCATCACGGACGAGTTGGCCGCCGGCCCGCACCTGCTCGGCGTGCGCATGCTCGGCAGCGACGGGGGCTGGAGCGCACCCTTCCGGCAAGTCGTTCACGTAACGGCACCGGTCGCGCAGAACCTGCCCATCGCGCTCAGCGCCTTCCTGCAAGGACCGATGACGAGTTCCACAACGATGAGCGATGCGCTCCGAACCAACGGACTGATCCCGCTGACCGAGCCCTTCACCGCCCTGGGCTACGGCCATGTGGGCAGCGGTGGGGAAACGATCGATCCCATGGTCCTCACCCTGCTCTACGGTCAAGTCGTGGACTGGGTATTCGTGGAGCTGCGCGAGAAGGATGATCCTTCCGTTGTCATCCAGACCCGATGCGGGCTGCTCAAGCACAATGGATCCATCGTCAGCACGAACGGGGCCTCGGACATCACCTTCAGCACGGTACCCGGTGACTATCATATCGCCCTGAAACACCGGAACCACCTGGGGGTGATGACGGCTGCTCCGGTGGCGTTCGGACCGGGCGGTGCCTCACTGGACCTCCGTGCGGCAAGCACCCGCACCTACGGCACCAACGCACGCGCTGCGGCCTTCGGGCGGGCGCCCTTGTGGGCCGGGGATGTGAACGCTGATGAGGTATTGAAATACACCGGCTCGGGCAATGATCGCGACCCCATACTCGTGGCCATCGGTGGCACCACGCCCAATAACACCATTTCCGGCTACCGCGGCGAAGACGTCAACATGGACGGGGTGGTGAAATACACAGGCGCGAACAACGACCGCGATCCCATCCTGGTGAACATCGGGGGTACAACGCCGAACAATGTGCGCAATGCACAACTACCCTGAGCCTGCGACACTGGCCGGAGCGGGCATGGCCGGATTCCGAATTGGCCGTGCCCGGGGGCACCCCGGAGGAACAGGCCGTGCAAGCCGTACACGACCAGTTCTGGCTGAGCTCCGCGCGCCGGGACCTCGATGGCCGCTGCAAGGTGAATTCTGATGGAGCGCTACCCCCGGGATCTACACGCTCATCGTTCATGAGGCGGACCGGATGGCGCAGCACCGATCGATCGTGGAATAGCACTGTTCGAATAGCGCTTCGTGCGGCCGAAGCCTTCGTCCACACGTTGTTCTGTTCGCCGGTAGAGCATCATCGGCGAATGAAGTCAACCAACGCTCCTTCGGAGCATCGGCCGGCGAAATACATCGCCATCTCCCCCTTGCCCTTCGCTTGCACTTTGCCGCGGGGTGTGAAGGTGAGACCGATCTCGTTCTTCACCAGTGCATAGGTCGCCTCGCTGATGTTCACCTGCCCCACCTCGCCGCTGCTCTCCATCCGGCTGGCGGTGTTCACGGTATCGCCCCATATGTCGTAGGCGAATTTCTTCACGCCCACGATGCCCGCCACCACCGGGCCTGTGTGGATTCCGATGCGGATCTCGAAGTAGGGCAGCCCCGCCGCGATCTTCCGGGCCTTGCCTTCGGCGATGAAGTCGCGCATCTCGAAGGCGGCTTGTATGACATCGATGGCGTGAGTCGTGTTCGGCGTGGGCAATCCACCAGCGGCCATGTACGCATCGCCGATGGTCTTGATCTTCTCGATGCCGTGCTTCTCCGTGATCCGGTCGAAGGCGCTGAAGCACTCGTGGAGGTCCTTCACCAGATCACGCGGGGAGAGCACCTCGCTCATGGCCGTGAAGCCTTTGAAGTCCGTGAAAAGCACCGTGACCTGGTCGAGATGAACGGCTTCTGCTTCGCCCTTCGCCTTCAGCTCCAAGGCGACTTCCTCCGGAAGGATGTTGAGCAAAAGCTCTTCGCTGCGCCGCTTCTCCTTGTTGATGCGGTTGCGCTGGAACAGGAAGGTGCCGGCCAGCGCAAGCATCAGCACGAAACCGCCGATGAACGCATTGCGCTGCATGTCCTTGCGCCTCATCTCTTCGGCGGCCAACGCATCCTTCTTCTCCTGCTCGGCGGTGAGCAGGGCTTCCTTCTTGTCGAACTCGTACTGGAACTTCTGGCTCATCATCGCCGCCGCGTTCTCATCGCTCTTGATGCTGTCGCGCAAGGCGATGTAGAGCTCATGCATCGCCAAGGCAGCGTGGTCGTTCCCGCGCGCCTTCTCCACCTTGAATAGCATCAATGCCGCATCCCTTCGCAGATTCATATCACCGCTGGCATCGGCCATCCGAAGGGATCGTGCACCAGCGTCGTTGGCTTTCGTGAGATCGCCTAATGCCAAATGGGCGTCTGCCAATGCCGCCAGTGCCGCGGTCTCCATGGCCACATCACCGATCTCCTGCGCCAGGGCCAATTCCTCGAGGTTCAGTTCAAGCGCTTGCTTCGGTTGCCCCAGCTTCAGATGCACATTGGCCATGTTGTGCATCGCGCTCGCTATCATGCCCGAATATCCGATGTCGCGCGCCAGCCCCATCGCGCGTTCATAGCCGCTGAGTGCTGTTGCCAGCTCACCTCGCGTTTCGTGGATGATGGCGATGTTGCCGACCACCTCACTGAGGATATCCTTCTGGCCGATGGCCTCGGCGATGACAAGCCGACGCTGGTAATATTCCAATGCGTTCTCCAGGTCGTCCTGCATGTGATAGAGCGCGCCGATGTTCCCCAGAAGGCGCGCCTCCATGGAACTGTCCTTCAGGGTCTCTGCGATAGGCAGGGCCCTGGTGAGGGCTGCGATGGCGCGCGCGAAATCACCCTTGTTGGCATTCGCGTTTCCCATGAGGTTCAACGCCGACATCAGGTGCTTGTCTTCCCCGGCCTCACTGAGGATCGCGATCGCACTGTCCACATATGCGATGGTGGCATCCGATTCACCCTTACGGAGAAAGCCCATCGCACGCAGCAGCTGGGAACGGCCGATGTGGACCGCGGTGCCCTTCTCGGCCGCCAATTCACGCATGCGCTGGGCGCAGATGATCAGGCTGTCAGGGTCCGTTCCACCGTACTTCATCCTCGCAAAGGCCTCCATGGCAGTCATGCGATCCTCGACAGACATGGAGGTGTTCGACCACACTGACCAAAGTGAGTCGAGGTTATCCTGTGCAGTTGCACCCTGGATCGAAGTGATGACCATTGCCGCGCATAGCATGAACGACCGCGTTGGCGCGGAGAAGCTTCGCAAGCGCTGGCATGTCCAAGTCATTGCAAGTGTTCAGCTGGCTGGGTTAGCGCATCAACCAGTCCAATCAAATGTGCGAATCCATTCTGGATTCCACGAAGTACATCTCCATCTCTCCCTTGCCCTTCGCCTGCACTTTGCCGCGCGAGGTGAACATGAGTCCCGGCTCATTCTTCACCAGCGCATACGTCGCCTCGCTGATGTTCACCTGGCCCACTGCGCCAGATGATTCCATTCGGCTCGCGGTGTTCACCGTATCCCCCCAGATGTCGTACTGGAATTTCTTCACGCCGACGATGCCTGCCACGACGGGGCCGGTGTGGATGCCGATGCGGATCTCGAAGTAGGGGAGGCCCGCCGCGACTTTTCGCGTCTTGCCCTCGGCGATGAAGTCGCGGATCTCGAGTGCGGCCTTCACGACATCCGGCGCGTGCGTGGTGTTGGGTGTGGGCAATCCACCCGCTGCCATGTAGGCATCGCCGATGGTCTTGATCTTCTCGATGCCGTGCTTCTGCATGATGCGATCGAAGGCCGAGAAGCATTCGTGGATGTCGCGCACAAGCTCCTTCGGGCTGAGCTGTTCGCTCATTGCCGTGAAGCCCTTGAAGTCGGTGAACAGCACGGTGACATGATCGATCTGCTTGGCATCGGCCTCGCCCTTCGCCTTCAGCTCCAAGGCGACCTCCTCCGGAAGGATGTTGAGCAAAAGCTCTTCGCTGCGCCGCTTCTCCTTGTTGATGCGGTTACGCTGGAACAGGAAGGTGCCGGCCAGCGCAAGCATCAGCACGAAACCGCCGATGAACGCATTGCGCTGCATGTCCTTGCGCCTCATCTCTTCGGCGGCCAACGCATCCTTTTTCTCTTGCTCTGCGGCGAGCAGGGCTTCCTTCTTATCAAAATCGTACTGGAACCGCTGTTGCATCAGCTTGCCTTTGTTCTCTTCACTGGCCACGCTTTCGCGGCTTGCGACCATTGTCTCGTGCATCGCGAGCGCTTCACTGTAGTTGCCCAGCCGTTTGTGCACCATGAAAAGTACTTCCGCAGCATCTCCCTTGTTCACCAGGAGCCCCGCGCCCATGGCCATTTTCATGGCCTCTTGGGCAAGCGGCAATGCCTTGGAATGTTCATTCGCATCGATGTACGTCCAAGCCAATGAGATGAGCAGCTCGGATATGTGTTCGGGTGAATCCATTTCGCGCGCGAGGCCAAGGGATTCATGCAACCGGCTTCGGGCGCTCGCGTAAAGACCCTTCGCACTCTCGATGTCACCGATATTATGCAGGCAGTTGATGATCATTGCCTTGTAGCCGATCCCGCGGGCGATCTCCAAGCCACGACCATATTCAGCGAGCGCCAATGCCGTATCACCTGACTCGACGTGGATAAGGGCCATATTGTTGAGCACCTCGCAGAGGATGTCCTTCTGACCGATCCGTTCGGCGATCACCAGCCGGGCCTTATAGTTCAACATGGCATTCGCGGTGTCGCCACCCAAGTAGTACATGATGCCCATGTTTCCTCGAATGCGTGCGATCAACGAAGAATCGCGCTCGGCCTCCACGATACGAAGTGCCTTGGACAGGCGGTCTATCGCATTTGCGAGATCACCCTTTTCCGAATAGACCTGCGCCACACTGTTGAGCACGGCGACCTGGTCCTTGAGCGCACCCTGCTTCACGAACAGTAGATAAGCGTGCTCCATGAACCGGATAGCCGTA of Flavobacteriales bacterium contains these proteins:
- a CDS encoding tetratricopeptide repeat protein; this translates as MSVEDRMTAMEAFARMKYGGTDPDSLIICAQRMRELAAEKGTAVHIGRSQLLRAMGFLRKGESDATIAYVDSAIAILSEAGEDKHLMSALNLMGNANANKGDFARAIAALTRALPIAETLKDSSMEARLLGNIGALYHMQDDLENALEYYQRRLVIAEAIGQKDILSEVVGNIAIIHETRGELATALSGYERAMGLARDIGYSGMIASAMHNMANVHLKLGQPKQALELNLEELALAQEIGDVAMETAALAALADAHLALGDLTKANDAGARSLRMADASGDMNLRRDAALMLFKVEKARGNDHAALAMHELYIALRDSIKSDENAAAMMSQKFQYEFDKKEALLTAEQEKKDALAAEEMRRKDMQRNAFIGGFVLMLALAGTFLFQRNRINKEKRRSEELLLNILPEEVALELKAKGEAEAVHLDQVTVLFTDFKGFTAMSEVLSPRDLVKDLHECFSAFDRITEKHGIEKIKTIGDAYMAAGGLPTPNTTHAIDVIQAAFEMRDFIAEGKARKIAAGLPYFEIRIGIHTGPVVAGIVGVKKFAYDIWGDTVNTASRMESSGEVGQVNISEATYALVKNEIGLTFTPRGKVQAKGKGEMAMYFAGRCSEGALVDFIRR
- a CDS encoding tetratricopeptide repeat protein, with protein sequence MNIRTIGLLINAFLQLEYPCLSRANIDSLRVVWQDVSFHDTSRFDAGLRLLKVTGAIQNGDPDSALSVLRELLVLSRSAEDQVREGRALSTMGRLRYQIGEPDTAIRFMEHAYLLFVKQGALKDQVAVLNSVAQVYSEKGDLANAIDRLSKALRIVEAERDSSLIARIRGNMGIMYYLGGDTANAMLNYKARLVIAERIGQKDILCEVLNNMALIHVESGDTALALAEYGRGLEIARGIGYKAMIINCLHNIGDIESAKGLYASARSRLHESLGLAREMDSPEHISELLISLAWTYIDANEHSKALPLAQEAMKMAMGAGLLVNKGDAAEVLFMVHKRLGNYSEALAMHETMVASRESVASEENKGKLMQQRFQYDFDKKEALLAAEQEKKDALAAEEMRRKDMQRNAFIGGFVLMLALAGTFLFQRNRINKEKRRSEELLLNILPEEVALELKAKGEADAKQIDHVTVLFTDFKGFTAMSEQLSPKELVRDIHECFSAFDRIMQKHGIEKIKTIGDAYMAAGGLPTPNTTHAPDVVKAALEIRDFIAEGKTRKVAAGLPYFEIRIGIHTGPVVAGIVGVKKFQYDIWGDTVNTASRMESSGAVGQVNISEATYALVKNEPGLMFTSRGKVQAKGKGEMEMYFVESRMDSHI